The stretch of DNA GCCGAGGCCCTGCGCCAGGACATCCGCGACTTCAAGCAGAAGAACAACTGCGATCGCCTGGTCATGGTGTGGTGCGCGAGCACCGAGGCCTACCGCGAGCCCACCGAGGTCCACGCCACCGCGGCGAAGTTCGAGAAGGGCCTGAAGGAGAACGACCCGGCGATCTCGCCGAGCCAGATCTACGCCTGGGCTGCGCTCATGGAGGACGTGCCCTTCGCCAACGGCGCGCCGAACCTGAGCGTGGACCTGCCCTGCATGATCGAGCTGTCGCACGAGCGTCAGGTGCCGATCGCCGGCAAGGACTTCAAGACGGGCCAGACCCTGATGAAGACCATCCTCGCGCCCGGCTTCAAGGCGCGCCTGCTGGGCATGAGCGGCTGGTTCAGCACCAACATCCTGGGCAACCGCGACGGCGAGGTGCTCGACGATCCCGAGAGCTTCAAGAGCAAGGAAGTCAGCAAGCTCGGCGTGCTCGACACCATCCTGCAGCCCGAGGCCTATCCCGACCTGTACAAGGACCTCTACCACAAGGTGCGGATCAACTACTATCCGCCGCGGGGGGACAACAAGGAGGGCTGGGACAACATCGACATCTTCGGGTGGATGGGATACCCGATGCAGATCAAGGTCGACTTCCTGTGCCGCGACTCGATCCTGGCCGCGCCCATCGTGCTCGACCTGGCCCTGTTCATGGACCTGGCCCAGCGCGCCGGCAAGCGCGGGATCCAGGAGTGGCTGAGCTTCTACTTCAAGAGCCCGCAGGTCGCGCCGGAGCTCTACCCCGAGCACGACATCTTCATCCAGCAGACCAAGCTGAAGAACACCCTGCGCCACTGGATGGGCGAGGACCTGATCACCCACCTGGGGAACGAGTACTACCCCGAGTAGGCGTGCCGGACGCCGAGGTGTGGAAGAGAAACGGGGCGGCCGAGTGGTCGCCCCGTTTCGCGTTCCGTGGCACCGCCCTCGGGCGGCACTGGGAGGCGGAACGTACTAGCTGGCCATCTTCTCCGGCTCGGGATCCATGTCGACCGTCGTCGCGCGGGGGCGCCGGGCCCGATCGCGGTACACACCGGCGAGGACACCTCGCACCACGACCAGGGTGAGCAGCCAGCCGCCCACGACCAGGCCCGTCCAGATCAGCCAGACCTGCGTGCTGGCGCCGAAGTCGGCGGCGAGGAAGATCATGGCCAGCGGTGCGAGCCAGCCGCGGCCCATCATCGACTTGAAGTCGGGCAGGGCGGGCTCGCCGCGCTTGACGCGTAGATGGGCTCCGATCGACCACACCAGGGCCGACGTGGCGAGGGCGAGAGCGAGAATGACGATGGCGTATACGGGAAACATCGAATCCGTCCGTTTCGGTGGCAGGTCGTCCGAGGGCGCGTGGCGAGCGCGCGTCGAGTTGTTCGCACCGGTGGCGAGGCCGGTGTGATTCCGAGAACAGTACGGCGCATCGGCCTCGGCGTACCATGGTGCATGTGAACCAAGATAGCCCAGGACGCGCCCCGACGTGCGACGGGTCACAACAACGAAACGCGCCCCCGGCCGAGGGACCGGGGGCGCGCCTCATCTCTTTCGCACCCTTGCCTCTGGGAGGCTCTCGCTTGGCTCTCGGAATCAGCGCTGGCGGACGCCGACTGCATCACGTCCCCCCGCGCCTGTCCTGGAAACACCCTCGATCACCGAGAGTTCCACGGCGACCGCGGATTTTTCCGTGGACCGCCGGGAGGCCGGCGCGGCCGGCCGCTCGCGCAGGCAGACCGGGTCGCCGGTGTAGTCCGGAACCAGGCTGCGCAAGTGCTCGACGACCTGCGGAGCGTGGCCCTCATGGGCCCAGTCGACCAGGGTGTCGATCCGCTGCCAGAGCTCGGTGAGCCGCCCGGCGCCACGCGGGGCGCGCAGGATCCCGGGGTGCTCAGTGGCCTGCGGCTCCTCCTGCTCGGTCCAGAGCTCCTCGTAGAGCTTCTCGCCCGGCCGCAGGCCCGTGAACTCGATCTGGATGTCACGCCCCGGCTCGAGACCGCACAGACGGACGAAGTGCCGCGCCAGGTCGAGGATCCGCACCTGTTCGCCCATGTCGAGCACGTAGGTGCTGCCCTCGCCGTCCATGGCCGCGGCGAACAGCACCAGCTCGACCGCCTCGGGGATGCTCATGAAGTAGCGGCGCATCTCCGGGTGGGTGACCGTCACCGGCCCGCCGCGGGCGATCTGCTTGCGGAAGACCTGCATGACCGAGCCGTTGCTGCCCAGCACGTTGCCGAAGCGCAGGGTGGTGAAGTGCGTCGCCGAGCGCTCCTGCAGCTCGGTCACCACCAGCTCGGCCACCCGTTTGGTCGTGCCCATGACGCTGGTGGGCCGCACGGCCTTGTCCGTGGAGATCAGCACGAAGCGCTCGACACCGTGGGCCGCGGCCAGCTCGGCCACGTGACGCGTGCCCAGCACGTTGGTACGCACGGCTTCCTCGGGGAAGTGCTCGAGCACCGGCACGTGCTTGTAGGCGGCGGCGTGGAACACCACTTGGGGCGCGTGCGTGGCGAAGACCTCGTCGAGGCGCTCGCGGTCGCGGATGTTGCACAGCACCGGCCGCACCCCCACCGGCCCGGCCAGCGCGCGCAGCTCGTGCTCGAGCTCGAACAGCGCGTTCTCGTTGACGTCGAGGGTGATCAACGTGTCGGGCTCGTGGGCCACGATCTGCCGGCACAGCTCGCCGCCGATCGATCCGGCCGCGCCGGTGACCAGTACCGTGCGCCCGCGCAGCAGGCGGTCGACCTCGCCGTGGTCGGTACGCACCGGCTCGCGCTCGAGCAGTTCCTCGAGCGTGAAGTCGCGCAGCTCGGCGATCCCGGCCCGGCCGGTGAGCAGCTCCTCCATGGCGGGGATGCGCTTCACGGGCAGGCCCGTCTGCCGGGCCAGGGCGCGGATCTGGCGCATGCGATCGTGCGAGAGGCCGCAGATGGCGACCAGGATGGCGTGGGCGCGGCGATCGCGGACCACGCGGCCCACGTCGTCGATGCGGCCGTCGACCGGCACGCCGTGGATCGAGCGCCCGTGCTTCGACACGTCGTCGTCGACGAAAGCCACCGGGCAGAGTTCGCGCGATCCGGCGCGCTTGAGTTCGCGCACCACCGCCTCGCCGGCGTCGCCGGCGCCGATGACCACCACGCGGCGTTCTTCGGAACCGTGGCGGACGACTTCGAAGACCAGCCGTGGCCCCACGCGCACGGCGGCCAGCACCAGCGTGCCCAGGAAGAAGTCGATGGCCACCACCGACAGCAGCCACGGCGGCGCCGGGGCCACGAGCGCGATCACGGCCAGCGCCACGCTCGACACGACGGTGGCGTGGACGGTGGTGACCAGGTCACCCAGCCCCGCGTAGCGCCACAGCCCGCGGTGGACCCGCAGGCCGACGAACACGAGGCCCTTGACGGCCAGCGCGACGGCCAGTCCCTGCCCGAACCACGGCGCCCATTCCCCGGAGGGAAGGCCGAGCTTCAGCAGAAAAGATCCGACATAGCTGGTGACGACGGCGAG from Candidatus Krumholzibacteriia bacterium encodes:
- a CDS encoding inositol-3-phosphate synthase, which encodes MDIRPAGGRLGILTPGMGAVATTFFAGVLSVRKGLSKPIGSLTQMGTIRLGKRTDERAPMIKDFVPLAGLDDVVFGGWDPISDNAFEAAMNCGVLEERDLLPIKDEMSAIEPMKAVFSNDWVKKLTPNHVKSETSKWDQAEALRQDIRDFKQKNNCDRLVMVWCASTEAYREPTEVHATAAKFEKGLKENDPAISPSQIYAWAALMEDVPFANGAPNLSVDLPCMIELSHERQVPIAGKDFKTGQTLMKTILAPGFKARLLGMSGWFSTNILGNRDGEVLDDPESFKSKEVSKLGVLDTILQPEAYPDLYKDLYHKVRINYYPPRGDNKEGWDNIDIFGWMGYPMQIKVDFLCRDSILAAPIVLDLALFMDLAQRAGKRGIQEWLSFYFKSPQVAPELYPEHDIFIQQTKLKNTLRHWMGEDLITHLGNEYYPE
- a CDS encoding nucleoside-diphosphate sugar epimerase/dehydratase — encoded protein: MVLSPPSGRRRDAMVASLLALAVVTSYVGSFLLKLGLPSGEWAPWFGQGLAVALAVKGLVFVGLRVHRGLWRYAGLGDLVTTVHATVVSSVALAVIALVAPAPPWLLSVVAIDFFLGTLVLAAVRVGPRLVFEVVRHGSEERRVVVIGAGDAGEAVVRELKRAGSRELCPVAFVDDDVSKHGRSIHGVPVDGRIDDVGRVVRDRRAHAILVAICGLSHDRMRQIRALARQTGLPVKRIPAMEELLTGRAGIAELRDFTLEELLEREPVRTDHGEVDRLLRGRTVLVTGAAGSIGGELCRQIVAHEPDTLITLDVNENALFELEHELRALAGPVGVRPVLCNIRDRERLDEVFATHAPQVVFHAAAYKHVPVLEHFPEEAVRTNVLGTRHVAELAAAHGVERFVLISTDKAVRPTSVMGTTKRVAELVVTELQERSATHFTTLRFGNVLGSNGSVMQVFRKQIARGGPVTVTHPEMRRYFMSIPEAVELVLFAAAMDGEGSTYVLDMGEQVRILDLARHFVRLCGLEPGRDIQIEFTGLRPGEKLYEELWTEQEEPQATEHPGILRAPRGAGRLTELWQRIDTLVDWAHEGHAPQVVEHLRSLVPDYTGDPVCLRERPAAPASRRSTEKSAVAVELSVIEGVSRTGAGGRDAVGVRQR